A portion of the Enterobacter sp. SA187 genome contains these proteins:
- a CDS encoding cellulase family glycosylhydrolase, with amino-acid sequence MRTRWSSEQAKGWYKEHGWACGFNYLPRTAVNWTEMWQADTFDPITIDEELGWAERYGYNSLRTNLPFIVWESDRDGLLSRIDTFLSLAARHGLKVMLTLMDDCAFSGDEPFTGPQKPPRPAVHNSQAAASPGRKIVMDPGQWPRVEAYVRDLIGSFGDDDRITIWDLYNEPGNRGLFVSPVEYAEYDEALEGFALELVYRAFDWARDVDPVQPLTIGAWHADVAANKAFLHPIDIAALEQSDIITYHAYAPTMMQLEILHSLAQYDRPVLCTEWLSRHTGCVFSEQLPLFSLYQTGCYHWGLVQGKTQTWLPWPGVNKTHPDPQSLWFHDVLTPEGEPWREQEMHLVKRLTARQQQIQQYAFGNEE; translated from the coding sequence ATGAGAACACGCTGGAGTAGTGAGCAGGCAAAAGGCTGGTATAAGGAACACGGCTGGGCCTGCGGCTTTAATTATCTGCCGCGCACGGCGGTAAACTGGACGGAGATGTGGCAGGCGGACACCTTCGATCCGATCACCATTGATGAGGAGCTGGGCTGGGCGGAGCGCTACGGCTATAACAGTCTGCGCACCAATCTGCCGTTTATCGTCTGGGAAAGTGACCGCGATGGCCTGTTGTCGCGTATTGATACCTTTCTCAGCCTGGCCGCCCGCCACGGTCTGAAAGTCATGCTGACGCTGATGGATGACTGCGCTTTTTCAGGCGATGAGCCGTTCACCGGGCCGCAAAAGCCCCCCAGACCGGCGGTGCATAACAGCCAGGCGGCGGCCAGCCCCGGACGCAAAATCGTCATGGATCCAGGCCAGTGGCCGCGCGTCGAAGCCTACGTGCGCGACCTGATCGGCAGCTTTGGCGACGATGATCGCATCACTATCTGGGATCTCTATAACGAACCCGGCAACCGCGGGCTGTTCGTCTCGCCGGTCGAATATGCCGAATATGACGAGGCGCTGGAGGGCTTTGCGCTGGAGCTGGTCTATCGCGCGTTTGACTGGGCGCGGGATGTGGATCCCGTTCAGCCGCTCACCATTGGCGCATGGCATGCGGACGTGGCGGCAAACAAAGCCTTTCTGCACCCCATTGATATCGCGGCGCTGGAGCAGTCGGACATCATCACTTATCACGCCTACGCGCCGACCATGATGCAGCTGGAGATCCTGCATTCGCTGGCGCAGTACGACCGGCCCGTGCTGTGCACCGAGTGGCTTTCACGTCATACCGGCTGCGTGTTCAGCGAGCAGTTGCCGCTGTTCAGCCTCTATCAGACCGGCTGTTATCACTGGGGGCTGGTGCAGGGCAAAACCCAGACCTGGCTGCCGTGGCCGGGGGTGAATAAAACCCATCCGGATCCGCAGTCGCTGTGGTTTCACGATGTGCTGACGCCGGAAGGCGAACCCTGGCGCGAGCAGGAGATGCACCTTGTCAAACGCCTGACCGCCCGCCAGCAGCAGATCCAGCAGTACGCCTTCGGTAATGAGGAGTGA
- the dacC gene encoding serine-type D-Ala-D-Ala carboxypeptidase, producing the protein MTHFALSLRGLAAGSALLFLFSPSLYAVEQVPAAPAVDARAWILMDYASGKVLAEGNADEKLDPASLTKLMTSYVVGQALKAGKIHLNDMVTVGKDAWATGNPALRGSSLMFLKPGDQVPVSELNKGVIIQSGNDASIAIADYVAGSQDSFVSLMNNYAKRLGLTNTTFKTVHGLDAPGQFSTARDMALLGKALIHDVPEEYAIHKEKEFTFNNIRQPNRNRLLWSTNLNVDGMKTGTTEGAGYNLVASATQGDMRLISVVLGSKTDRIRFNESEKLLTWGFRFFETVTPIKPDATFVSTRVWFGDSKEVKLGAGEAGSITIPKGQLKNLKATWTLTEPQLTAPLKKGQVVGTIDFQLNGKVIEKRPLLVMEAVEEGGFVSRMWDFVLMKFHEWFGSWFS; encoded by the coding sequence ATGACGCATTTCGCTTTATCCCTGCGCGGCCTGGCGGCGGGCTCTGCGCTATTATTTCTTTTCTCCCCTTCGCTGTATGCGGTTGAACAGGTTCCGGCGGCACCGGCAGTGGATGCCCGCGCCTGGATACTGATGGACTATGCCAGCGGTAAAGTGCTGGCGGAAGGCAACGCCGACGAGAAGCTCGATCCGGCCAGCCTCACCAAGCTGATGACCAGCTATGTGGTCGGACAGGCGCTGAAGGCGGGAAAAATTCATCTTAACGATATGGTGACGGTAGGCAAAGACGCCTGGGCAACGGGCAACCCGGCGCTGCGCGGCTCGTCGCTGATGTTCCTCAAGCCTGGCGATCAGGTGCCGGTTTCCGAACTGAATAAAGGCGTGATCATCCAGTCCGGCAACGATGCCAGCATCGCCATCGCCGACTACGTGGCGGGCAGCCAGGATTCCTTCGTCAGCCTGATGAACAACTATGCAAAACGGCTGGGGCTGACTAATACCACCTTTAAAACCGTGCACGGTCTGGATGCGCCAGGGCAGTTCAGTACCGCCCGGGATATGGCGCTGCTCGGCAAAGCGCTGATCCACGATGTGCCGGAAGAGTACGCCATCCATAAAGAGAAAGAGTTTACCTTCAATAATATTCGCCAGCCGAACCGTAACCGTCTGCTGTGGAGCACCAACCTGAATGTCGACGGCATGAAAACCGGCACCACGGAAGGGGCGGGCTATAACCTGGTGGCCTCCGCGACCCAGGGCGACATGCGCCTGATTTCAGTGGTGCTGGGCAGTAAAACGGATCGCATCCGCTTTAATGAATCTGAAAAGCTGCTGACCTGGGGCTTCCGCTTCTTTGAGACCGTCACGCCAATTAAGCCGGATGCGACTTTTGTCAGCACCCGCGTGTGGTTTGGCGACAGCAAAGAGGTGAAGCTGGGGGCAGGCGAAGCCGGGTCTATTACCATTCCGAAAGGTCAGTTAAAGAACCTGAAAGCGACCTGGACGCTGACCGAGCCGCAGCTGACCGCGCCGCTGAAAAAGGGCCAGGTGGTGGGCACGATCGATTTCCAGCTTAACGGCAAAGTGATTGAAAAACGGCCATTGCTGGTAATGGAAGCGGTGGAAGAGGGCGGTTTCGTCAGCCGGATGTGGGACTTTGTGCTGATGAAATTCCACGAGTGGTTTGGCAGCTGGTTCTCGTAA
- a CDS encoding PQQ-dependent sugar dehydrogenase: MRRSPLLVIPALLLSTSIFAAPAPVKVDALQTKLDHPWSLAFLPDNKGMLITLRGGQLRHWQENGGLSDPISGVPRVWANGQGGLLDVALAPDFASSRRVWLSYAEADSDGNAGTAVGYGKLSDDLKRLENFQTVFRQTPKLSTGNHFGGRLVFDGKGHLFIALGENNQRPTAQDLDKHQGKLVRLTEDGQVPEDNPWAGKAGARPEIWSYGIRNPQGMAMNPWSDALWLNEHGPRGGDEINIPERGKNYGWPLATHGINYSGLKIPEAKGEIVEGTEPPIFYWKQSPAVSGMAFYNSPTFPQWQNKLFIGALKDKDVIVMSVNGNKVSEDGRILGDRNQRIRDVRVGPDGYLYVLTDESDGELLKVSPQT; encoded by the coding sequence ATGCGCCGTTCCCCCCTGCTGGTCATTCCTGCCCTGTTATTGAGCACATCAATATTTGCCGCCCCTGCGCCGGTCAAGGTTGATGCCCTGCAAACCAAACTTGATCACCCCTGGTCACTGGCGTTTTTGCCGGATAACAAAGGCATGCTCATTACCCTGCGCGGCGGCCAGTTACGCCACTGGCAGGAAAACGGCGGCCTGTCAGATCCGATAAGCGGCGTACCCCGCGTCTGGGCGAACGGCCAGGGCGGATTACTGGATGTGGCGCTGGCGCCGGATTTTGCCAGTTCCCGCCGCGTCTGGCTGAGCTACGCCGAAGCCGACAGCGACGGCAATGCCGGTACAGCGGTAGGCTACGGCAAACTGAGCGACGATCTTAAGCGGCTGGAGAATTTCCAGACGGTGTTCCGCCAGACGCCAAAACTCTCCACCGGCAACCATTTCGGTGGACGGCTGGTGTTTGATGGTAAAGGGCATCTGTTTATCGCGCTGGGGGAAAATAACCAGCGACCCACGGCGCAGGATCTGGACAAACACCAGGGCAAACTGGTGCGCTTAACCGAGGATGGTCAGGTGCCGGAAGATAATCCGTGGGCCGGTAAAGCCGGTGCGCGGCCGGAAATCTGGTCGTATGGCATTCGTAATCCGCAGGGCATGGCGATGAATCCCTGGAGCGATGCCCTGTGGCTTAACGAGCACGGCCCGCGCGGCGGCGATGAGATCAATATTCCCGAACGCGGCAAAAACTACGGCTGGCCGCTGGCGACCCACGGCATTAACTACAGCGGGCTGAAGATCCCGGAAGCGAAGGGCGAGATCGTGGAAGGCACCGAGCCGCCGATCTTTTACTGGAAGCAGTCCCCGGCGGTAAGCGGTATGGCGTTTTATAACAGTCCGACTTTCCCGCAGTGGCAGAACAAACTCTTTATCGGCGCGCTGAAGGACAAGGACGTGATCGTCATGAGCGTGAACGGTAATAAAGTCAGCGAAGACGGGCGCATTCTCGGCGATCGCAATCAGCGTATCCGCGATGTGCGCGTCGGGCCGGACGGGTATCTCTATGTGCTGACCGATGAGTCTGATGGCGAGCTGCTGAAAGTCAGCCCGCAGACCTGA
- a CDS encoding LacI family DNA-binding transcriptional regulator, translating to MQKKNKITMGDIARLAGVSQATVSLVLNNSRTIRLSDATRERVFDAAKTLGYQKLAVQHRPEGQEEVALLVSGMPGYDPFGDALSEASACAWQHDTLLSVYDYGEDSELARHILRQLASRRCAGVIFASPVTRPFDFSPFEGVCDFPVVLLNQYDEQRPLLPTFLPDDRANACQITQHLLDQGVTRIAHISGDEWMDASKERLEGYEQTLRHAGIEPDAALVHKTDWSLNATFAATLELMQLPQPPQAIFCASDWMTLGCYQALATLGKRIPEDVLVCGYDDQRISHQLTPMLTSIQLAYNELGRMAVEYLCAGEDAAAHIKLVGKLQVRASSQRIR from the coding sequence ATGCAGAAGAAAAATAAAATTACCATGGGCGATATTGCCCGCCTGGCGGGCGTTTCCCAGGCGACGGTATCGCTGGTGCTGAATAACAGCCGCACCATCCGGTTAAGCGACGCCACAAGAGAGCGCGTGTTTGATGCCGCGAAAACGCTGGGTTATCAGAAGCTGGCGGTGCAGCACCGCCCGGAAGGGCAGGAGGAAGTGGCGCTGCTGGTGAGCGGTATGCCCGGCTACGATCCCTTTGGCGATGCGCTCAGTGAAGCCAGCGCCTGTGCCTGGCAGCACGATACGCTGTTGTCAGTGTACGATTACGGCGAGGACAGCGAGCTGGCGCGGCATATCCTGCGTCAGCTGGCCAGCCGCCGTTGCGCCGGGGTGATTTTTGCAAGCCCCGTGACGCGCCCCTTTGATTTCTCGCCGTTCGAGGGCGTGTGCGATTTTCCGGTCGTGCTGCTTAATCAGTACGACGAACAGCGCCCACTGCTGCCCACCTTTTTACCCGACGATCGCGCCAACGCCTGCCAGATAACACAGCATCTGCTGGATCAGGGGGTCACCCGTATCGCCCATATTTCCGGTGATGAATGGATGGATGCCAGCAAGGAACGTCTCGAAGGCTATGAGCAGACGCTGCGCCACGCCGGGATCGAACCGGATGCGGCGCTGGTGCATAAAACCGACTGGTCGCTGAACGCGACTTTTGCCGCCACGCTGGAACTGATGCAGTTGCCGCAGCCGCCGCAGGCGATCTTCTGCGCCAGCGACTGGATGACGCTCGGCTGCTATCAGGCGCTCGCCACGCTGGGGAAACGTATTCCGGAAGATGTGCTGGTATGCGGCTACGACGATCAGCGCATTTCGCATCAGCTGACGCCGATGCTCACCAGTATACAGCTGGCCTATAACGAACTGGGCAGAATGGCGGTGGAGTATCTGTGCGCCGGGGAAGATGCCGCGGCGCACATTAAGCTGGTGGGAAAATTGCAGGTTCGCGCCAGCAGTCAGCGCATCAGGTGA
- a CDS encoding glutathione S-transferase family protein: protein MITLWGRNNSTNVKKVRLTLEELELPYTQILAGLQYGLNHDAEYLAMNPNGLVPLLRDDETDSVLWESNTIVRFLAAQYGQGRLWIDAPAARAQAEKWMDWSATTLAPRHSVILKGLVRTPPEQRDRAAIDEAIADCDGLLGILDEALASTPWFSGKEFGLGDIALAPFVYSLLNVHTAWTPRPNLTRWYQQLCERPTVQSVVMIPIT from the coding sequence ATGATTACCCTGTGGGGCCGAAATAATTCCACCAACGTCAAAAAAGTCCGCCTGACGCTGGAAGAGCTTGAACTTCCTTACACGCAAATTCTGGCCGGTTTACAGTACGGTCTGAATCATGATGCGGAATACCTGGCGATGAACCCGAACGGTCTGGTGCCGTTGCTGCGCGATGACGAAACTGACAGCGTGCTGTGGGAATCCAATACCATCGTGCGTTTTCTGGCCGCGCAGTATGGTCAGGGACGCTTATGGATCGACGCCCCGGCTGCCCGTGCGCAGGCGGAAAAGTGGATGGACTGGTCAGCGACTACGCTGGCGCCCCGCCACAGCGTGATCCTTAAAGGACTGGTGAGAACCCCGCCGGAGCAGCGCGATCGGGCAGCCATTGACGAGGCGATTGCCGATTGTGATGGCCTGCTCGGCATCCTCGACGAGGCGCTGGCCAGCACGCCGTGGTTCTCCGGCAAGGAGTTTGGTCTGGGGGATATTGCCCTCGCGCCCTTTGTTTACAGCCTGCTGAATGTGCACACCGCCTGGACGCCGCGCCCGAACCTGACGCGCTGGTATCAGCAGCTGTGCGAGCGCCCGACGGTGCAGAGCGTGGTGATGATCCCGATCACCTGA
- the rimO gene encoding 30S ribosomal protein S12 methylthiotransferase RimO, translating into MQQPRIGFVSLGCPKNLVDSERILTELRTEGYDVVPNYDDADMVIVNTCGFIDSAVQESLEAIGEALTENGKVIVTGCLGAKVDQIREVHPKVLEITGPHSYEQVLEHVHHYVPKPKHNPFLSLVPEQGVKLTPRHYAYLKISEGCNHRCTFCIIPSMRGDLDSRPIGDVLAEAKRLVDAGVKELLVISQDTSAYGVDVKHRTGFYNGEPVKTSMVSLCEQLSKLGVWTRLHYVYPYPHVDDVIPLMAEGKILPYLDIPLQHASPRILKLMKRPGSVDRQLARIKQWREICPELTLRSTFIVGFPGETEEDFQMLLDFLTEARLDRVGCFKYSPVEGATANELPDQVPEEIKEERWNRFMQLQQQISAERLQEKVGREIMVIIDEVDEEGAIGRSMADAPEIDGAVYLNGETNVKPGDVIRVKVENADEYDLWGTRV; encoded by the coding sequence ATGCAACAACCCCGTATTGGCTTCGTCTCCCTCGGCTGCCCGAAAAACCTGGTGGATTCTGAACGCATCCTGACAGAGTTGCGCACTGAAGGTTACGATGTGGTGCCTAATTACGACGACGCCGATATGGTGATCGTGAACACCTGCGGTTTTATCGACAGCGCGGTCCAGGAGTCGCTGGAAGCCATCGGCGAAGCCCTGACTGAAAACGGCAAGGTGATCGTCACCGGCTGCCTCGGCGCGAAAGTGGATCAGATCCGCGAAGTGCACCCGAAGGTGCTGGAAATCACCGGCCCGCACAGCTATGAGCAGGTGCTGGAACACGTGCACCACTATGTGCCGAAGCCGAAGCATAACCCGTTCTTAAGCCTGGTGCCGGAACAGGGCGTGAAGCTGACGCCGCGCCATTACGCTTACCTGAAAATTTCCGAAGGCTGTAACCACCGTTGCACCTTCTGCATTATTCCGTCGATGCGCGGCGATCTGGACAGCCGTCCGATTGGCGACGTGCTGGCGGAAGCGAAACGTCTGGTGGACGCGGGCGTGAAAGAGCTGCTGGTGATCTCCCAGGACACCTCCGCCTACGGCGTTGACGTGAAGCACCGCACCGGTTTCTATAACGGCGAGCCGGTGAAGACCAGCATGGTCAGCCTGTGCGAACAGCTGTCGAAGCTGGGCGTCTGGACACGTCTGCACTATGTGTATCCTTACCCGCACGTGGACGATGTGATCCCGCTGATGGCGGAAGGCAAGATCCTGCCGTACCTGGATATTCCGTTGCAGCACGCCAGCCCGCGTATTCTGAAGCTGATGAAGCGTCCTGGCTCCGTTGACCGCCAGCTGGCGCGTATCAAACAGTGGCGTGAAATCTGCCCGGAACTGACCCTGCGCTCGACCTTTATCGTCGGCTTCCCGGGCGAAACGGAAGAAGATTTCCAGATGCTGCTGGATTTCCTGACCGAAGCGCGTCTGGATCGCGTGGGCTGCTTCAAATACAGCCCGGTTGAAGGCGCAACCGCTAACGAGCTGCCGGACCAGGTGCCGGAAGAGATCAAAGAAGAGCGCTGGAACCGCTTTATGCAGCTGCAACAGCAGATCTCTGCTGAACGTCTGCAGGAGAAAGTGGGCCGCGAAATCATGGTGATCATCGACGAAGTGGATGAAGAAGGCGCGATTGGCCGCAGCATGGCTGACGCCCCGGAAATCGACGGCGCGGTGTACCTGAACGGCGAAACTAACGTGAAGCCGGGCGATGTGATCCGCGTGAAAGTGGAAAACGCCGACGAGTACGATCTGTGGGGTACGCGGGTTTAA
- a CDS encoding biofilm formation regulator BssR — translation MNVDRLQLHLMEKLTHARLELAAYVQLLKAKGYMSVSESNQLRDNFFKLATEIRDLAEQPSAPWTRHEWEALRLAEGALSSAAVCLMSGHHDSPTFIAVNADKLDRCLNALNTCIDGLDEHTSLEEA, via the coding sequence ATGAACGTTGACAGGCTTCAGCTCCATCTGATGGAGAAACTGACCCACGCCAGACTCGAACTGGCTGCTTACGTCCAGCTTCTTAAGGCGAAAGGCTATATGTCGGTCAGCGAAAGTAATCAATTACGTGACAACTTCTTTAAGCTTGCCACTGAAATACGCGATCTGGCGGAGCAGCCATCTGCCCCCTGGACCCGTCATGAGTGGGAAGCGTTGCGACTTGCGGAGGGCGCATTGTCCTCTGCGGCGGTTTGCCTGATGAGCGGCCATCACGACAGCCCGACCTTTATCGCGGTTAATGCCGATAAACTTGACCGCTGCCTGAATGCCCTGAACACCTGCATTGATGGGCTGGACGAGCATACTTCCCTCGAAGAGGCCTGA
- the gsiD gene encoding glutathione ABC transporter permease GsiD, which yields MRLLNWRRQAILKAMPGLKPDHVRTPWHEFWRRFRQQPVAMAAGLFVVLLIVVAAIAPWIAPFDAENYFDYDRLNDGPSMLHWFGVDSLGRDIFSRVLTGAQISLAAGVFAVLIGAAIGTVLGLLAGYYEGWWDRLIMRLCDVLFAFPGILLAIAVVAVMGSGMANVIIAVAVFSIPAFARLVRGNTLVLKQQTFIESARSIGASDATILFSHILPGTISSIVVYFTMRIGTSIISAASLSFLGLGAQPPTPEWGAMLNEARADMVIAPHVALFPSLAIFLTVLAFNLLGDGLRDALDPKIKG from the coding sequence ATGCGACTTTTAAACTGGCGTCGTCAGGCGATATTAAAGGCCATGCCCGGTCTGAAACCGGACCATGTGCGTACGCCGTGGCATGAGTTCTGGCGGCGATTTCGTCAGCAGCCGGTCGCCATGGCGGCGGGGCTGTTTGTGGTATTACTGATTGTGGTGGCGGCGATTGCCCCCTGGATCGCGCCTTTCGATGCGGAAAACTATTTCGACTATGACCGCTTAAACGACGGGCCTTCCATGCTGCACTGGTTCGGCGTCGATTCGCTGGGGCGCGATATTTTCAGCCGCGTGCTGACCGGAGCGCAGATCTCGCTGGCGGCGGGCGTCTTCGCGGTGCTGATCGGCGCGGCGATCGGCACCGTGCTGGGGCTGCTGGCGGGCTATTACGAGGGCTGGTGGGATCGGCTGATCATGCGCCTGTGCGATGTGCTGTTCGCCTTTCCGGGGATTTTGCTGGCCATCGCGGTGGTGGCGGTGATGGGTAGCGGGATGGCGAATGTGATCATCGCCGTGGCGGTGTTTTCCATTCCGGCCTTTGCCCGTCTGGTGCGCGGCAATACGCTGGTGTTGAAGCAGCAGACCTTTATCGAATCGGCGCGCAGTATCGGGGCCAGCGATGCCACCATTCTGTTCAGCCACATTCTGCCCGGCACTATTTCGTCGATTGTGGTCTATTTCACTATGCGCATCGGCACGTCGATTATCTCGGCGGCGAGCCTGTCGTTTCTGGGCCTCGGCGCGCAGCCGCCAACGCCGGAGTGGGGCGCAATGCTCAACGAAGCGCGGGCGGATATGGTGATCGCGCCGCACGTGGCGCTCTTCCCGAGCCTGGCGATTTTCCTGACGGTGCTGGCGTTTAATCTGTTAGGCGATGGTCTGCGGGATGCGCTGGATCCGAAGATAAAAGGGTAG
- the gsiC gene encoding glutathione ABC transporter permease GsiC yields MLNYFLKRLLGLIPTLLIVAVLVFLFVHLLPGDPARLVAGPEADAQVVAMVRQQLGLDQPLYVQFWHYITDVLRGDFGNSMVSRRPVADEIASRFMPTLWLTLASMSWAMLFGLAAGISAAVWRNRWPDRLGMALAVTGISFPAFALGMLLMQVFSVELGWLPTVGADSWRHYILPSITLGAAVAAVMARFTRASFVDVLNEDYMRTARAKGVSEKWIILKHGLRNAMIPVVTMMGLQFGFLLGGSIVVEKVFNWPGLGRLLVDSVEMRDYPVIQAEVLLFSLEFILINLVVDMLYAAINPAIRYK; encoded by the coding sequence ATGCTTAACTATTTTCTCAAACGCCTGCTGGGTCTTATCCCGACACTGCTGATTGTGGCGGTGCTGGTGTTTTTATTTGTCCATCTGCTGCCAGGCGATCCGGCGCGGCTGGTGGCGGGGCCGGAGGCCGACGCGCAGGTGGTGGCGATGGTGCGCCAGCAGCTCGGCCTTGACCAGCCGCTGTATGTGCAGTTCTGGCATTACATTACGGACGTATTACGGGGGGATTTCGGCAACTCAATGGTGTCACGCCGTCCGGTGGCCGATGAGATCGCCAGCCGCTTTATGCCGACGCTGTGGCTGACGCTGGCCAGCATGAGCTGGGCGATGCTGTTTGGCCTGGCGGCGGGGATCTCCGCCGCCGTCTGGCGTAACCGCTGGCCGGATCGTCTCGGCATGGCGCTCGCCGTCACCGGGATCTCCTTTCCGGCGTTTGCCCTCGGTATGCTGCTGATGCAGGTCTTTTCCGTCGAACTCGGCTGGTTGCCAACGGTGGGCGCTGACAGCTGGCGGCACTATATTTTACCGTCCATCACGCTGGGCGCGGCGGTGGCGGCAGTAATGGCGCGCTTTACCCGCGCCTCTTTTGTCGATGTGCTGAACGAAGATTACATGCGTACTGCCCGCGCTAAAGGGGTGAGCGAGAAGTGGATCATCCTCAAGCATGGTCTGCGTAATGCCATGATCCCGGTGGTCACCATGATGGGCTTACAATTCGGCTTTCTGCTCGGCGGCTCGATTGTGGTGGAGAAAGTCTTCAACTGGCCGGGGCTGGGGCGTTTGCTGGTGGACTCGGTGGAAATGCGCGATTACCCGGTGATCCAGGCAGAAGTGCTGCTCTTCTCACTGGAATTTATTCTTATCAACTTAGTGGTGGATATGCTTTACGCCGCCATTAACCCGGCTATCAGGTACAAGTAA
- a CDS encoding ABC transporter substrate-binding protein gives MMKRLLPLLIACCCASAVAPAFSADAVTLRFSWWGGKDRHQATLAALQAFEAKYPDIKVKAEYTGWEGYFSRLTTQINSGTEADLIQTNWNWLTLMSRKGDGFYDLNQLAGTLDLNQFSPAALATTTVNGKLNALPLSTNVMGFYYNQASWQKAGLPLPKSWDELLAAGTVFKEKLGDNAYPIYVGEQDCMLLVFSWMYQQDQKPMIDVNRKRLAWDRADLTRAFGFYKKLVDNHVLPDTKVLASYGAKSTPIYELKPWMEGEWAGSYNWNVLYPSQSVTLKNPADLVPGPYPLLPGAKDAGQFRKTAIMYSIGRTTKHPKEAALLLNFLVNEPEGVIPVGLERGAPLSQAADKLLREKGILLDSDPVIAGLLQSYALPNNFVATPYMEDMQFGALFTAVREKLDYGKMSVEEAASDFEQQANRILKRVMR, from the coding sequence ATCATGAAAAGACTCTTACCTCTCCTTATTGCCTGTTGCTGCGCCAGCGCGGTGGCCCCCGCGTTCAGCGCCGATGCGGTGACGCTGCGCTTCTCCTGGTGGGGCGGCAAAGATCGCCATCAGGCGACGCTCGCCGCCCTGCAGGCTTTCGAAGCGAAGTACCCGGATATTAAGGTGAAAGCGGAATATACCGGCTGGGAAGGCTACTTCTCACGGCTGACCACGCAGATCAACAGCGGAACGGAAGCCGATCTGATCCAGACCAACTGGAACTGGCTGACGCTAATGTCCAGAAAAGGCGATGGCTTTTACGATCTGAATCAGCTTGCGGGTACGCTCGATCTAAACCAGTTTTCCCCTGCCGCGCTGGCCACCACCACGGTCAACGGCAAGCTCAACGCCCTGCCGTTGTCCACCAACGTAATGGGCTTCTATTACAATCAGGCCAGCTGGCAGAAGGCCGGGCTGCCGCTGCCGAAAAGCTGGGATGAACTGCTGGCGGCAGGGACGGTATTTAAGGAAAAGCTCGGCGATAACGCCTATCCGATCTACGTCGGCGAGCAGGACTGTATGTTGCTGGTGTTTTCGTGGATGTATCAGCAGGATCAAAAGCCGATGATCGACGTAAACAGAAAACGTCTGGCCTGGGATCGGGCCGATCTTACCAGGGCATTCGGTTTCTATAAAAAGCTGGTGGATAACCATGTACTGCCCGATACCAAAGTGCTGGCCTCCTACGGCGCGAAAAGCACGCCGATTTATGAGCTGAAACCCTGGATGGAGGGCGAATGGGCGGGCAGCTATAACTGGAACGTGCTCTACCCGTCGCAGAGCGTGACGCTGAAAAATCCCGCCGATCTGGTGCCAGGCCCCTATCCACTGTTGCCAGGGGCGAAAGATGCCGGACAGTTCCGGAAAACGGCGATCATGTACTCGATAGGCCGTACCACGAAGCACCCAAAAGAGGCGGCGCTGCTGCTGAACTTTCTGGTGAACGAGCCGGAAGGCGTGATCCCGGTGGGGCTGGAGCGCGGCGCGCCTTTGAGTCAGGCGGCGGATAAACTGCTGCGGGAAAAAGGCATTTTGCTGGACAGCGATCCGGTGATCGCCGGGCTGTTGCAGTCCTACGCCCTGCCGAATAACTTTGTCGCCACCCCCTATATGGAAGATATGCAGTTTGGCGCGCTCTTTACCGCCGTACGTGAAAAGCTCGACTACGGCAAAATGAGCGTCGAGGAGGCGGCCAGCGATTTTGAACAGCAGGCCAACCGCATCCTGAAACGCGTGATGCGTTAA